The Desulfoscipio gibsoniae DSM 7213 genome contains a region encoding:
- the rpmE gene encoding 50S ribosomal protein L31, with amino-acid sequence MKEKIHPKYGEAKVTCVCGETFTTGSTKKEIKVEICSKCHPFYTGSQRTVETGGRAEKFRKKYGLK; translated from the coding sequence GTGAAGGAAAAAATTCATCCCAAATATGGAGAAGCTAAAGTAACTTGCGTATGCGGCGAGACTTTTACCACCGGCTCCACAAAGAAGGAAATTAAGGTGGAGATTTGCTCCAAATGTCACCCGTTTTACACCGGTTCCCAGCGGACTGTTGAAACAGGCGGGCGAGCGGAAAAATTCCGCAAAAAGTACGGCTTGAAATAG